GGCGCGACCCGTGCGGTCGTTCGGTTTTCGTGAATTCAGCGGCCGCGTGCGCCGGTGCTTCAGTGGGTCGAACTGCCCTCGTCCACACCGTCCGTGGTAAGGGCGTCTTCAACGGCGTCGTCGGTCGCGGGGATCTCGATGTCATCGTCGTCTTGTCCCGCGACGACAAGGCCCACGGCAACCAGAAGGACGACAAGCAGCATGACGAGCCACTTGTAGCCCTTCTGGGGAGATACTTCGTGCGAGTCTTTCCGGTCGGACATGATCCACCTCCGGTCATTCGTATCCCGAAGGGAACGCCGAACGCCGTCGTGATGTTCCGCCGCGTCATCCTCGGCGGCGAGATATTCGCCGCCGGACGCCCCGCACGTGACGAATTACTGGTTGGTCGTGTCCTCGGCTGCGTCGCCTGCGTCGTCGGCTGCATCATCCACGCTGTCGGCTGCATCCTGCGCGGCGTCGCCCACGCTGTCGGCTGCATCCTGCGCGGCATCGCCGACGCTGTCGGCCGCGTCCTCGACGGCTTCGCTTCCGCCTTCGACCTCGACATTGATGTCGCCGTCATCCCCGGCATCGCCACCATACATGATCCACGCGATGACGGCGACGGCCACGACAAGGCCGCCCACGATGAAGGCCAGCGTGCTGTTGCTCGAACGTTCGTGCGGTTCTCTCGGATCTGACATGATCTATCTCCTGTGAAGTATGTCACAGGACATAACCGCGCCCCGCGCGGTTTGTTCCGGCAGGTGGCGGACATGCGCGAAAAACTGCGCTTCTCCGCTCCGTTGCCTTCCGGCAAGCCATATGCGCCGGGTGCCGCCATCAGTGTGCCACCCCCGCCGCGACGCTTTCGTCGATGAAACGGCCCTGGTGGAACCGGTCGAGGCCGAACTCGGCGCAGAGCGGCGAATGCCCCTTGGCCATCAGCTCCGCAAAGCCCCAGCCCGATCCCGGGATCGCCTTGAACCCGCCCGTGCCCCAGCCCGCGTTGATGAAGATGCCGTCCACGGGCGTCTTCGACAGGATGGGCGAGCGGTCGCCGGTCACGTCCACGATGCCGCCCCATTGGCGCAGCATCTTGAGCCGCGCGATCATCGGGAAGGTCTCGATCAGGGCGCGCACCGTTTCCTCGGCATGGTGGAAGCTGCCGCGCTGCGTGAAGGCGTTGTGCCCGTCCGTGCCGCCGCCGATGACCATCTCGCCCTTGTCCGACTGGCTCATGTAGCCATGCACCGTGTTGGCCATGACGACGCAGTCCATGCAGGGCTTGATCGGCTCGCTGACCAGCGCCTGGAGCGGCACGCTCTCGATCGGCAGGCGGAAGCCCGCCATGCCCGCCACGTCGCCCGAATGGCCCGCGACGACGATCCCGAGCTTGTCGCAATCGATGTCACCGCGATTGGTGGTGACGCCCTTGACCTTGCCGCCCTCGTTGCGGATGCCGGTCACTTCGCATTTCTGGATGACATGCATCCCCATGTCGCTGCACGCCCGCGCATAGCCCCAGGCGACCGCATCGTGCCGCGCCGTGCCGCCGCGCGCCTGCCACAGCCCGCCCAGGACCGGGTAACGCGGCCCGTCGAGGTTGATGATCGGCACGATCTCCTTGACGCGCGCGGGTGTGATGAATTCGGTCTTGACGCCCTGCAGCGCGTTGGCCTGAGCCGTCCGCTTGTAGCCGCGCACCTCGTGCTCGGTCTGGGCCAGCATGATGACGCCGCGCGGGCTGAACATCACGTTGTAGTTCAGATCCTGGCTCATCGTCTCGTAGAGCGAACGCGATTTCTCGTAGATCGCCGCCGAGGCGTCCTGGAGATAGTTCGAGCGGATGATCGTGGTGTTCCGCCCCGTGTTACCCCCGCCGAGCCAGCCCTTCTCGAGGATGGCGACATTGGTGATCCCGAAATTCTTGCCGAGGTAATAGGCGGTGGCCAGGCCATGCCCCCCCGCGCCGATGATGATCACGTCGTATTTCTTCTTCGGCTCGGGCGACGCCCAGGCCCGCTCCCATCCCATGTGATAGTTCAGGGCCTCGCGGGCGACAGCAAAAGCGGAATAGCGTTTCATGATCGGATCCGGGGTTATGGCAGAATCGGCCGCGGCGCGGCTGGAGTCGTGTCTACCAACCGGCCTCCGCCGCCCCGGCCATCCGTGCGACACCGACCGCCCACATTGCGACATCGCAACGGTTAATTTCGCGTCATCGCACCGTGCGCGCGCACCGACGTGATACCGACGTGGATACCGACATGGATACCGACGTCTCAATCAGGCCTTTTTTCCCGGGCGCCGGGTCGCTACATGGGGGGCGCAAGGAGGCCGCGACAGGCATGCTCTTCTGGATCGTCATTACTGCCCTGGCAGTTGGTGCTGCCCTCGTTCTCGCGCGGGGCCTGATCGCCGGCCGCATCGGGTCCGAGCCGCCCGCGGCCTATGATCTCAAGGTCTATCGCGACCAGTTGCGCGACCTCGACCGGGATCTCGCACGCGGCGTCGTCAGCGCCGAGGAGGGTGCGCGCCTGCGCACCGAGATCTCGCGCCGCATCCTCGCCGCCGACGCCGCGTTGACCAAGCAAAACAAGGCGAAATCGACCACGCGGCCGGGTGGCCGGATCGCCGCGGCGGGGCTTGTCGTGCTGCTCGTCGCGGGCTCGCTGCTGCTCTATCTCCAGCTCGGCGCACCGGGATATCGTGACCTGCCCCTCTCCGCGCGACTGGCCGCGTCCGAGGCTGCCCGTACCAACCTTCCCGCGCAGGCCGACCTGATGGAAGGCGGCGCGGATCCCACCGCTCCCGCCCCCGAAGTGTCCTCCGATTTTCTCGCCCTCATGGAGCAGCTTCGCACGGCGGTCGAGAAAAAACCCGATGATCTACGGGGGCTTACCCTCCTCGCCCGGAACGAAGCCCGGCTCGGCAACACCCGCGCCGCGCTCGCCGCGCAACGCCGCATCGTCGAGATCAAGGGCGACGACGCCACCGCCGCCGACCACGCCCTGCTCGCCGACCTGCTCATCTCCTCCGCCGGCGGCACCGTCTCGCGGGAGGCCGAAGCAGCCCTGCGCGCCGCGCTCGAACGGGACCCGACGCAGCCCGAAGCGCGGTATTATCTCGGTTATCTCTTCCTCCAGATCGACCGTCCCGACTCGGCCCTGCGCACCTGGGACGCGCTCTTGCGCGACAGTCCCCCCAACGCCCCCTGGGTGCCCGCCATTCTCGAAACGATCCCCGAGGTCGCCGCCCGCGCAGGCCAGCCCCGCTATACCCCGCCCGAGACATCCGCGCTCCCCGGCCCGGATGCGGACGCTCTCGAGGCCGCGCGCGGGATGACGGGCCCCGAACGCGCCGAATTCATCGGGGCCATGGTCGAGCAACTTTCCAACCGCCTCGCGACCGAGGGCGGCTCACCGGACGAGTGGGCACGACTGATCACCGCCCATGGCGTGCTTGGAAACACCGAACAGGCGCGCGCGATATACGACGAAGCCCTTGAAAGGTTTGACGGAAATACCGAAGCGCTGGCCGCGCTTCGCGCCGCGGCGGATCGCGCGGGCGTCGCCGAATGATCCACGACGACATCACGGACTTCGCCGCGGCCATGCCGGCCATGGGAACGCTCCTCGGTCTCGATCTCGGCACGCAAACAATCGGCGTGGCCGTCTCCGACACATTCCGCGCGGTGGCCAGCCCGCTCGAGACGATCAGGCGGCGCAAGTTCGGGCTCGATGCCGACCGCCTTCTGGACCTCGCCACCGCCCGGGCGGCGACCGGCCTCGTCCTCGGCCTGCCGCGCAACATGGACGGAAGCGAGGGACCGCGCTGCCAATCGACCCGCGCTTTCGCGCGCAACCTCTCGGCACGCACCGACCTGCCGATCACCTTCTGGGATGAACGCCTTTCGACCGTCGCCGCCGAACGCGCGCTTCTCGAGGCGGATACGTCACGAAAACGTCGCGCAGAGGTCATAGATCACGTCGCCGCCGCCTATATCCTGCAAGGGGCGCTCGACCGTATGCGCCATCTGAGGACCGCACCATGACCGACGCGCCAGTCTGGACCCGCGACGAGATCGAAAGCCCCTGCGTGCGCATCTGCGTCGTCCATCCAGAAGCGCGCATCTGCACCGGCTGCCTGCGCACCCTCGACGAGATCCGCGACTGGTCCCGCATGACGCCTCAGACCCGGGCCGAGATCATGTCCGACCTGCCCTCTCGCGCGCCCATGCTGCGCAAGCGGCGGGGTGGGCGCGCCGCGAAACTGGCGCGCGGAACCTGACCGGATCGCGGGATTTTCCTGCCTCCGGCGGGGATATTTCCGGCAAGAAGAAGGGATCAGGGCGCGCTCAGCCAGGTGTCGTCATTACCTTCGAACTCGGGCCGGAAATAGGCGATCATCCGTCCGTCTCTTGCGGCCGTCGCTCCCTCGCCCCAGGGCGCCACGCCATGCAGCGCGAGGCGATGGACGAGATAGGCCTCGCCCGGCGCCGCCGCCAGCTCGACGCGCGCGCAGGTCTCGAACGCCTCGCGCCGCGCCGCCTGGTAAGGCTCGGTCAGGTCGACCTCCGCCCACCGCTCCGGCGGGATCCCGGCAAGAGCGTCGCGGAAGGCCGTCCGCATGATCTCGTGGCTGCCTTCCCAGACGACGAGCGGGCTGGCCCCCGGTGAGGCCGCACCAAGCGGCAGGCCCATGATCCACGCGTGCCGTTCGATCAACCTTCGCCGCCGCTCGGGACCCGTGGCATGCAGCCCATCCACATGCGCCGCATCGCGTCTCAGACGGTAGCGGAACGCGCCCTCCCCCTCGCCCTTCCGGGGGCGCGGGTAGCCGGGATAGACGACCGAGACCTGGCCGCGATGCAGCGGCAGATCGCCATAGATGTCGCGCGCCGCGTCGATCGCCGCGCCCGCAAGGGGCGGGCCGCCCGGCACGGCGCCCGCGGCGTCATTGGGAAGCGTATCGACCCCCACGAACCAGGTGCCCTCGCATTGCAGCCATTCCTCGCGATGCGCGGGATCGGCCATCCGGAGAAGCGCTGCCGCACGCGCCGCGTGCGCCCAGGTCTCGACCGCTGCCTCGGCAGGAAAGCGGACCCAGCCGCGCGCGAAAAGTCCCGCTACCATCCCGCCGCCTTGCGCAGCATGTTGAGCGCGATGAGCGTGAGAAAGACCGCGAAGACACGCTTGAGCGGCTTCGGGTCCATCGCATGCGCGAGCCGCACGCCCAGCGGCGCCGTGAGCAGCGTCATCGCGATCACCACCCCGAACGCCACGAGGTTCACCGCCCCGACCGTCAGCGGCGGCCGCGTCTCGGGCGCGATCTCGAGAAACAGGAACCCCGACACCGAGGGCACCGCGATCAGAAGGCCGAACCCAGCCGCCGTCGCCACCGCGCGGTGGATGGGCCGGCCGTAGAGGCTCATCAGCGGCACGCCGAAACTGCCCCCGCCGATCCCCATCAGCACTGACAGGAAGCCCAAAACCGGCGACAGCACGGCACGAACGAGGCCCCCCGGCATCTGGGGCGCGATCTGCCAATGGGCGCGGCCGAACCCCATGTAGAGGCCCACCACAATGCCCAGGATTCCGAAAATCGCGGTCAGCGTGTTCGAGCGGAGCCCCGCGGCCACGAGCATGCCGCCAACCGCGCCCAGCACGATTCCCGGCGCCCAGGCGCGCAGGATGTCCCAGTCGACCGCGCCCTTGCGGTGATGGCTGAGGACCGACCGGATCGAGGTCACGATGATCGTGGCGAGCGACGTGGCAAGGCACATCTGCATGAGCTGCGCCCCGTCATAGCCGAGGGTCTGGAAGGTGTAGTAGAAGGCCGGGACAAGGACGATCCCGCCGCCCACCCCCAGAAGCCCCGCCAGCACGCCGGCAAAGGCGCCAATCACCATCAAAAGCACAAGCATCTGCAACAGCAAAGCGGTCTCGGGCATGTCGGGCCTCCCCTCGGGTGTCGCCGAGGCTTACACCGCCCTGCCCGCCGGGAAAAGGCGCGGAATGTCAGGCGGCGTGCTCGGGCGCCACTTCGGCCAATGCCGCCCGCACCAACTCGGGTCCGGCCCCCGGTCGTGCCGCGCCCTCCGACAGCATCCTCCGCCATGCCCGCGCACCGGGGCGTCCGGCGAAAAGGCCCAGCATGTGCCGCGTCACCTGGTGAAGCCGCCCGCCCCTGGCCAGATGCGTCTCGATATAGGGCAACATGGCAAGCGCCGCGTCCTCGGGCGTCGTGTCCGGTCCGCGCTCGCCGAAGACGCGCCGGTCGACGGCACAGAGGATATCGGCGGGTTGATGATACGCCGCGCGGCCCAGCATCACACCGTCGAACCCCTCCTCGAGAAATGCGAGCGTCGCGTCGAGCGTGGAGATGCCGCCGTTGACCGACAGATGCAGCCCGGGAAAGACCGCCCGCATCCGGCGGACGAGATCGTAGTCGAGCGGCGGAATATAGCGGTTCTCCTTCGGGCTCAGCCCCTGGAGCCACGCCTTGCGCGCATGAATGGCGAAGCGGCGCACCCCTGCCGCACTCACCCGCGCGAGGAACTCGGGCAGCACCTCCTCGGGGTCCTGATCATCCACCCCTATGCGGCACTTGACCGTGACCTCCACATGCACCGCCTCACGCATCGCGGCACAGCATTCGGCCACCAGGCCCGGCTCCTTCATCAGCACCGCGCCGAACGTGCCCGACTGCACCCTGTCGCTGGGACAGCCCACGTTGAGGTTGATCTCGCCATACCCCGCCTCGGCCCCCATCCGCGCGGCTTGCGCAAGCTCGTCGGGGTCCGACCCGCCCAGTTGCAAAGCCACGGGATGCTCCTCCGGCGCGTGATCGAGAAGATGCAGCGCGCCGCCCCGCACCAACGCCGGCGCCGTCACCATCTCCGTGTAAAGCAGCGCGTGCCGGCTCAACTGCCGGTGCAGGAAGCGGCAGTGCCGATCCGTCCAGTCCATCATGGGTGCCACCGACAGGCGCGCGGCGCGCTGAACCTCCGAACCTCCTCGTTTTACTGCCTCTCCGTTCATCACCGCTTGATCCGTCTTGCGCAATTTGGGGCCTTTTGGCCCCGTTTTCGGGGGTGGTGCAACAGAATGTTGCACCGAGCCTGAAGTTGTTGCGAGCTCACGACCATCGGCAAGGGCGCGGCGCTCAATTGATCACGAGACGCGGTCGTCCTCCGGCAGGCCGACCTTCGTGGGTTCCGGCAGCGGCTCCTTGCCGGGAAACAGCCGGCGCAAGGGTGGCAGCACGCCGCCGACGACAAGAGCGGCCAGTCCGGCCCACCACAGCACGGGCGGCCCGCTCGTGGTCCCGATGCTGATCAGCGGAAAGGCGATGAGCAACAGCACCAGCGAGATGCTCAGGGTCAGAAGTCGGTTCATGATCGGATTACCTCTCGCCTCACGGTATCAGCCACACAAGCAGCATGGTTGCCGCCCCGGTCAGAACAACCGCTACAATGGTCCAGGGCAAGGTCTTGCGAATGATCGCGCCTTCCTGCCCGGCGATGCCGGCCGTGCTGGCGCCGAGCACCACGTTGGCGGGGGCGATGGCGTTGCCGATCGCGCCGCCTGACGATTGCGCGGCGATGATACCGGCTTCGGGCAGGCCCTTCAACTCGGCCACGGATTGCTGCAAATCCGAGAACAATACGTTGGACGAGGTGCTGCTCGAGGTCATGAATGCCCCCAGCGCCCCGATGCTGCCGGACAGGAAGGCAAAGGCCATGGCCGGTGCCACCGCCGCGATGCCCAGGGCCAGCACATCGTTCTGCCCCGAATGGTTCATGATCTGGGCCATCGCCAGGAACGCGATCACCGGGACCGACGCGGGGATGGCGTCCGCCAGAAGATCCCGCAGGACCGAACGGCTGGCGGGGTCCTCGCCTGCGGCGCGGGCCTGCGCCGCGTAATACCCCCCGCGCCCGGAAGACGGCCCATGTGATCGCGGCCGTGATCATCAGGAACGTGCCCGGATGGGTCAGCGGCGAGAAGGGCGAATAGGGGGCGACGGCCTCGCGCACGATGCCATAGCCCGTCGTGACCTCCGGGAAGGGCAGGCCGACGCTGAATGCGCCCAGCGCCCTGTTGAGCGGCTCGATCACCAGCGCGCCGATGGTCAGCACGGTCAGCAGGACATAGGGCACGAAAGACATGGCAAAGCCCATCGGGGCCTCGGTCTCGGCCTGCTCATCCTTGCGCTCGCCACGCATCGCGGGACGGTCGGTGATGGTGTCGGGCATCGTGGCATACCGCTTCCAGCGCGACAGCGGGTAGAGCGCCAGCAATGCCAAGGTGGCCGGAATGAAGGTCGACAGCACCGGATCGACCAGCGTGATGATCGCCTGCCCGCCCCCATGAATGGCCGAGATGATCA
This window of the Roseovarius sp. SCSIO 43702 genome carries:
- the ccmI gene encoding c-type cytochrome biogenesis protein CcmI, coding for MLFWIVITALAVGAALVLARGLIAGRIGSEPPAAYDLKVYRDQLRDLDRDLARGVVSAEEGARLRTEISRRILAADAALTKQNKAKSTTRPGGRIAAAGLVVLLVAGSLLLYLQLGAPGYRDLPLSARLAASEAARTNLPAQADLMEGGADPTAPAPEVSSDFLALMEQLRTAVEKKPDDLRGLTLLARNEARLGNTRAALAAQRRIVEIKGDDATAADHALLADLLISSAGGTVSREAEAALRAALERDPTQPEARYYLGYLFLQIDRPDSALRTWDALLRDSPPNAPWVPAILETIPEVAARAGQPRYTPPETSALPGPDADALEAARGMTGPERAEFIGAMVEQLSNRLATEGGSPDEWARLITAHGVLGNTEQARAIYDEALERFDGNTEALAALRAAADRAGVAE
- a CDS encoding sulfite exporter TauE/SafE family protein, which encodes MPETALLLQMLVLLMVIGAFAGVLAGLLGVGGGIVLVPAFYYTFQTLGYDGAQLMQMCLATSLATIIVTSIRSVLSHHRKGAVDWDILRAWAPGIVLGAVGGMLVAAGLRSNTLTAIFGILGIVVGLYMGFGRAHWQIAPQMPGGLVRAVLSPVLGFLSVLMGIGGGSFGVPLMSLYGRPIHRAVATAAGFGLLIAVPSVSGFLFLEIAPETRPPLTVGAVNLVAFGVVIAMTLLTAPLGVRLAHAMDPKPLKRVFAVFLTLIALNMLRKAAGW
- a CDS encoding L-lactate permease; translated protein: MAQIMNHSGQNDVLALGIAAVAPAMAFAFLSGSIGALGAFMTSSSTSSNVLFSDLQQSVAELKGLPEAGIIAAQSSGGAIGNAIAPANVVLGASTAGIAGQEGAIIRKTLPWTIVAVVLTGAATMLLVWLIP
- the ruvX gene encoding Holliday junction resolvase RuvX; translated protein: MIHDDITDFAAAMPAMGTLLGLDLGTQTIGVAVSDTFRAVASPLETIRRRKFGLDADRLLDLATARAATGLVLGLPRNMDGSEGPRCQSTRAFARNLSARTDLPITFWDERLSTVAAERALLEADTSRKRRAEVIDHVAAAYILQGALDRMRHLRTAP
- a CDS encoding sarcosine oxidase subunit beta family protein, giving the protein MKRYSAFAVAREALNYHMGWERAWASPEPKKKYDVIIIGAGGHGLATAYYLGKNFGITNVAILEKGWLGGGNTGRNTTIIRSNYLQDASAAIYEKSRSLYETMSQDLNYNVMFSPRGVIMLAQTEHEVRGYKRTAQANALQGVKTEFITPARVKEIVPIINLDGPRYPVLGGLWQARGGTARHDAVAWGYARACSDMGMHVIQKCEVTGIRNEGGKVKGVTTNRGDIDCDKLGIVVAGHSGDVAGMAGFRLPIESVPLQALVSEPIKPCMDCVVMANTVHGYMSQSDKGEMVIGGGTDGHNAFTQRGSFHHAEETVRALIETFPMIARLKMLRQWGGIVDVTGDRSPILSKTPVDGIFINAGWGTGGFKAIPGSGWGFAELMAKGHSPLCAEFGLDRFHQGRFIDESVAAGVAH
- the dusA gene encoding tRNA dihydrouridine(20/20a) synthase DusA; protein product: MNGEAVKRGGSEVQRAARLSVAPMMDWTDRHCRFLHRQLSRHALLYTEMVTAPALVRGGALHLLDHAPEEHPVALQLGGSDPDELAQAARMGAEAGYGEINLNVGCPSDRVQSGTFGAVLMKEPGLVAECCAAMREAVHVEVTVKCRIGVDDQDPEEVLPEFLARVSAAGVRRFAIHARKAWLQGLSPKENRYIPPLDYDLVRRMRAVFPGLHLSVNGGISTLDATLAFLEEGFDGVMLGRAAYHQPADILCAVDRRVFGERGPDTTPEDAALAMLPYIETHLARGGRLHQVTRHMLGLFAGRPGARAWRRMLSEGAARPGAGPELVRAALAEVAPEHAA
- a CDS encoding DUF1289 domain-containing protein, with the translated sequence MTDAPVWTRDEIESPCVRICVVHPEARICTGCLRTLDEIRDWSRMTPQTRAEIMSDLPSRAPMLRKRRGGRAAKLARGT